In a single window of the Elaeis guineensis isolate ETL-2024a chromosome 6, EG11, whole genome shotgun sequence genome:
- the LOC105046582 gene encoding putative calcium-transporting ATPase 13, plasma membrane-type, which produces MDSIASLLNASRPAAALRKRWRIACVVILSCRAMRALPRRALVGVLRSPSFTAINMQSFHDEDGSSSEETPFSHVDMGRLMNLVKEKSLDDLRLLGGVRGLAAVLASDVDTGILGNHEDLQLRRETFGSNTYIQPIPKGFLLFILDAINDAFLLILAGCAVLSLAFGIKIHGIKDGWYDGMSIFLAIFLVVIVSAFSNFNQDRRFRKLSAESYVIEATVIRGGRRQDVSIFDVVVGDVVCLKIGDQVPADGLFLDGHSLRVDESSMTGESNHVEIDGDRNPFLTAGVKVVDGYARILITSVGMNTAWGEMMSSISRDTDERTPLQERLQKLTSSIGKIGVTIACIVLAVLSIRYFTGGTKDDNGQKEFNRRTATFDDVMNDMVNNISAAVTIIVVAIPEGLPLAVTLTLAYSMKRMMEDQAMVRKLSACETMGSTTTICTDKTGTLTLNQMKVVQFWVGEQQVVSGVGFVARSILELLHQGVAFNTAGSVYKPNLASEPEFTGSPTEKAILSWAVMELGLEFDELKQSCTILHVEAFNSERKRSGVVVRKEDEEKTTIQHWKGAAEMILARCSSYYESDGTVKAIDAEKRSKLEQIIEGMAACSLRCIAFACKQVIREDNKISEENNTHRLEENELTLLGLIGLKDPCRPRVRSAVKGCKLAGVDVKMITGDNIFTAKAIAFECGILTPDDANIDGAVVEGQEFRNYSMQERLEKVGRIRVMARSSPFDKLLMVQCLKQKGHVVAVTGDGTNDAPALKEADVGLAMGIQGTTVAKESSDIVILDDNFHSIVTVLRWGRSVYNNIQKFIQFQLTVNVVALVINCIAAISSGKVPLTTVQLLWVNLIMDTLGALALATERPTQELMKKPPIGRIEPLITWVMWRNLIAQALFQIIVLLVLQLKGRSIFGVNERVKNTLIFNTFVLCQIFNEFNARKLEKKNVFEGIHKNWLFLGIVAFTLILQVVMVEVLNRFASTTRLNWGQWNFCCGIAMLSWPIGWVAKCIPVSN; this is translated from the coding sequence ATGGATTCCATTGCTTCCCTCCTCAATGCTTCACGCCCTGCCGCTGCCCTTCGCAAGAGATGGCGCATCGCCTGCGTCGTCATCCTCTCTTGCCGGGCAATGCGAGCTCTCCCTCGGAGGGCTCTCGTCGGAGTTCTCCGAAGCCCTTCCTTCACTGCAATCAATATGCAATCCTTCCATGATGAAGATGGAAGCAGCAGCGAGGAGACACCATTCTCTCATGTGGACATGGGACGCTTGATGAATCTAGTGAAGGAGAAGAGCCTCGACGATCTCCGACTTCTCGGAGGCGTCCGCGGTCTTGCTGCCGTGCTGGCTTCTGATGTAGACACTGGAATTCTGGGCAACCATGAAGATCTCCAACTCAGGCGTGAAACTTTTGGATCGAACACCTACATTCAGCCAATCCCAAAGGGGTTCCTTCTGTTCATTCTCGATGCGATCAACGATGCTTTTCTTCTCATTCTTGCTGGCTGTGCTGTGCTCTCTCTCGCCTTCGGTATCAAAATACATGGCATCAAGGATGGATGGTATGATGGCATGAGTATATTTCTTGCCATATTTTTGGTAGTCATTGTTTCAGCCTTCAGCAACTTCAACCAAGACCGTAGGTTCCGCAAGCTCTCGGCTGAATCATATGTCATCGAGGCTACTGTTATCAGAGGTGGCCGTCGTCAAGATGTATCCATCTTCGATGTTGTAGTCGGGGACGTCGTCTGCCTCAAGATCGGTGATCAAGTCCCGGCCGATGGGCTCTTCTTGGATGGCCATTCGTTGCGTGTTGACGAGTCGAGCATGACAGGGGAGAGCAACCACGTAGAAATCGATGGTGATAGAAACCCCTTCCTCACTGCTGGAGTCAAGGTGGTCGATGGTTACGCTCGCATTCTTATCACCTCCGTCGGCATGAATACTGCTTGGGGTGAAATGATGAGCTCGATCAGCCGCGACACCGATGAGCGAACGCCATTGCAAGAAAGACTCCAGAAGCTAACCTCAAGCATCGGGAAGATCGGTGTGACAATTGCCTGCATTGTCCTTGCAGTGCTCTCCATCCGTTACTTCACCGGGGGCACCAAGGATGATAACGGGCAGAAAGAATTCAACAGAAGAACAGCGACATTTGACGATGTGATGAATGATATGGTCAATAATATATCAGCTGCAGTTACCATCATAGTTGTGGCAATCCCAGAAGGTTTGCCTCTGGCGGTGACACTAACTCTAGCTTACTCCATGAAAAGGATGATGGAGGATCAAGCTATGGTCCGGAAGCTTTCGGCTTGTGAGACCATGGGTTCGACCACCACCATTTGCACAGACAAGACGGGCACCTTAACCTTAAATCAGATGAAGGTTGTCCAGTTTTGGGTTGGAGAACAACAAGTTGTAAGTGGTGTTGGGTTTGTGGCAAGAAGCATTCTCGAGTTGCTTCACCAAGGAGTGGCCTTCAACACGGCAGGGTCTGTCTATAAGCCGAACTTGGCATCAGAGCCAGAGTTTACTGGTAGCCCAACCGAGAAGGCCATTCTTTCTTGGGCAGTGATGGAGTTGGGATTAGAATTTGATGAATTGAAGCAGAGCTGCACCATCCTTCATGTTGAGGCTTTCAATTCGGAGAGGAAGCGCAGTGGAGTTGTTGTCCGgaaggaagatgaagagaagactaCCATACAACATTGGAAAGGAGCAGCCGAGATGATTCTTGCCAGGTGTTCGAGTTATTATGAGAGTGATGGTACAGTCAAAGCAATTGATGCAGAGAAAAGATCAAAGCTAGAACAAATAATAGAAGGTATGGCAGCATGTAGTCTTAGATGCATTGCTTTTGCTTGCAAACAAGTGATAAGAGAAGATAACAAGATTTCTGAAGAAAATAATACCCATAGACTTGAAGAAAATGAATTAACATTATTAGGATTAATTGGTCTAAAGGATCCATGCCGTCCGAGGGTGAGATCGGCGGTCAAAGGTTGCAAATTAGCTGGTGTAGATGTTAAAATGATAACTGGTGACAATATCTTCACAGCAAAAGCCATTGCTTTTGAATGTGGAATACTTACACCTGACGATGCTAATATAGATGGAGCAGTAGTAGAAGGACAAGAATTTCGAAATTACTCGATGCAGGAAAGGTTAGAAAAGGTCGGTAGGATTCGTGTGATGGCGAGATCCTCACCTTTCGATAAACTCTTAATGGTGCAGTGCTTAAAACAAAAGGGTCATGTTGTTGCAGTCACTGGTGATGGCACCAATGATGCCCCTGCACTGAAGGAAGCTGATGTTGGATTAGCTATGGGGATCCAAGGGACTACTGTGGCAAAGGAGAGCTCAGACATTGTCATCTTGGATGATAACTTCCATTCAATTGTGACAGTTTTGAGATGGGGAAGGAGTGTTTATAATAACATTCAAAAGTTCATCCAATTCCAGCTAACGGTTAACGTCGTCGCGCTTGTGATCAATTGTATTGCGGCGATTTCCTCTGGCAAAGTTCCTCTAACAACCGTGCAGCTTCTGTGGGTGAACTTAATTATGGACACATTGGGAGCTCTGGCATTAGCCACCGAAAGACCAACACAGGAGTTGATGAAGAAACCTCCTATAGGTCGGATCGAGCCACTTATAACATGGGTTATGTGGAGGAATCTCATTGCCCAAGCTCTGTTTCAGATAATTGTTTTGTTGGTGCTGCAGCTGAAGGGAAGATCAATTTTTGGAGTCAATGAGAGGGTCAAGAACACACTGATCTTTAATACTTTTGTTCTTTGCCAAATATTTAATGAGTTTAATGCAAGAAAGCTGGAGAAGAAGAATGTGTTTGAAGGGATACACAAGAATTGGCTCTTCTTAGGGATAGTGGCATTTACTCTGATCCTTCAGGTGGTGATGGTGGAGGTTTTAAATAGATTTGCAAGCACAACAAGGTTAAATTGGGGCCAGTGGAACTTTTGCTGTGGAATTGCAATGCTCTCATGGCCGATTGGTTGGGTTGCCAAATGCATACCTGTTTCCAATTAG